The region GCCCGACGTCTGCATCGCGGCGAAAGATGCGGTGCGCAGCATCCTGCTCATCGCGCGCAAGCCGCTGGAGGAAGTCGAAACCGTGGCCGCCGACGTCAGCTCGCGGACATCGGTCGTGCTCTGCGACCTGCTCTTGCGCCGCTGGTTCCCGGCGAACGCCAAGGGCGCGCCGCGCGAGTTCACGCGCGCCGAGCCTGATCTCGACGCCATGCTCGCCGCGCACGACGCCGCGCTGCTCATCGGCGACTCGGCCCTGCGCGTAGACGCCACGCGCTACGGCGTGTTCGATCTTGCCGCCGAGTGGCGCCGCATGACCGGTAAGCCCTTCGTCTTCGCCTTCTGGGCGGTTCGGGCCGAGGCCCTGCAGCCCAACATGCCCGCGCACTTCCGCCTCTCGCGCGACCACGGCCTCCAGCCCGCCAGCATTGATGTGCTGGCGCGCGAGTGGGCGCCACGCGTCGGCATTTCGGAAGAAGCCG is a window of Terriglobales bacterium DNA encoding:
- a CDS encoding menaquinone biosynthesis protein, whose product is MPRPRVSAISFLNTAPLMWDFERTPLGREYDISYTIPSLCAEALRSGAADIGLIPAVTYFSIPNLVILPDVCIAAKDAVRSILLIARKPLEEVETVAADVSSRTSVVLCDLLLRRWFPANAKGAPREFTRAEPDLDAMLAAHDAALLIGDSALRVDATRYGVFDLAAEWRRMTGKPFVFAFWAVRAEALQPNMPAHFRLSRDHGLQPASIDVLAREWAPRVGISEEAVRGYLTESISFQLDAENLAGLHLFLRYAAEERLLPPAPELGFLGLANSDSPAVHRGKY